Genomic DNA from Pungitius pungitius chromosome 12, fPunPun2.1, whole genome shotgun sequence:
ATTTTTACTCATCCCCTTATTGTTCAATATGGGTGTCCCTTATGTGTGCAGCATaggtttccatggtgatggaGCTAAATTAAAAGTGAGCCAGAATTTAGGTCTTGGAAATGCAGAGCCATGGTCTCTATAAAACTAGTTGTACTAGTCATTCATCAAATACTCAACATGCAGGACTCCTTGCTGTTcgtaatttattttattataaaaaaacctttaaaaaaaacagtatgaGTCCACagtttgtgtttcctttgtacagtaaaaaatattaaattaaaatcccAAAGTTTATGCAGAAAGAGGATGGAGAAACTTCTCCCAGGAGAAGAGTAGGGAGGATATAAAGTCCAAGGAGAGCAGCAAAGGAGACGAGGCAGAAAGAGACGGAGTGCTCACAGCTCCTACTTTTCTCCTAATTTCTGTGCAACACAGTTCATTTGGATCAAAATCCTCTGTTTACTCCAAAACAGAAGAAtcctaaaaacactaaaaaggagCCCATCCAACCCATTTTCTTCACATCCCAGCCCATGTACTCTAAATGTTTCAGGCACACAGGTATGCATTCCCCCTCCCCAAGCCTCCACTGCTCCATATGAAGTGTCTTTAAAGGAAGGAGTGCACACACATTCGAGGGAGAGGGCTAGCACGTTAGCGAGGGAGGAGTCCCTTCCAGCATGGTCCACGTCCGATTCAGAAGCTGGCCATGGCGTCACAATAAGTCCGTTCAACATCTCAATTCACAGCAGAGCCCCAACCACTGCAATACAATACTGACAATTCATTGTTCCCACCTGGACGGACCCAACTAAAGACATctaacgtgaaatgaaatattcactACCCCAgtcaataacaaaaatatatttctatacGAATTATAGCAGTCTCGGTgcacataaaccccccccccccccaagagaaaataaataagtaaacccaaacatttaacaaaaaaacccaTAAGGATATGCATCATGTTTGGatttacattaataataatcCACATTAATTTgccaaataaaaatatttactgACTCACGGGGAAACAATAGttatttgcattaaatcatttcCACTTTAATCCATGACCACTTTTTTATTCctaaaaacatttcttaaaaaaaaaggcaagaacTCCTATTTACCCCCCAAAAATATCACCTTCGTAGTATTCAGCgagaggtggaggtgagggAGTGAAACCGCCCCCCTATGTCCacaattggcaaaaaaaaaatatattaacagCAATAacttacatttaatttattctAATTTATTTAAGGACTGCTTGATTTATTGTTCATCTCCCATAGGAAGTTCAGTTCAATGCATctttattgaaaacattttaaataacatttaataatGGTATAAAAAAGAAAGGCtaagtaataacaataacactgTCCTGGGTGAGTGCAGTTCGTGTGAAGAATCACTGAGCCTTTCAGCTCCACTCAACACGCTAAGTAGAATTCCTACATGATGTCTAAAGGATTGTGATTCATATTCTGGCTCAACTGGTCCTGACCGTTGCCCCCCGGCCCATGTAGACCTGCCATGCCACTCAGCTGGGACAGCATGGCGCTCGGGTCCGACCCAAACTGCTCCATAGAGTTCTGTTGCTGCTGGGTCGTTGGCTGCTGTTGTTGAGGAACTACCATGCCCGGGTGGTGCTGGTTTAGGTGGCCTGGGTGTGGGGACCCCGTCTGCATCTGGGGGGAGATGTGATGTGGAGAGGGCTGGGGCTGCATGCGCGGGGAGGGGCTGGAGTGTGGCGGCTGGGACTGGGGTCTGGGTGAAGGCTGTGGGGATCGCACCTGGTTGGCCAGCGATGTGGACAGCGCCTGGCCCTGCAGGTGTGGGGATTGTGCCATCTGCTGCGGGCTCATGGGATTGCTGTGCTGGGCTGGTGAACCCCCAGGGCCcagatgctgatgctgctgctgctgctgctgctgctgctgatgatgatgctggtgttgttgttgctgttgctgttgctgctggagCAGCCTCTGGTGGAGGGCCTGTTGGAGCATGGCCTGAGGTTGGGGTCCACTTTGAGTGGGCTGAGGGCCCTGAGGTGGCTGCTGAGGACCTCCTACACCCCCTCCGCCTGGCCCAGCATCACCCCCTGGCAGGCCAGCCATGGTattctgctgctgcatctgAAGATGGTGCTGGAGCCTCTGCTGGATTGCTGCCTGCTGTTGGGCCACCGACCCTGGGTAACCTTGGCCCTGCTGGCCTGGGGGACCACCAGGCTGCGGAGGGCCAAGAGGCAGACCTCCAGGTGGGCCCTGTCCCACTGAGGGAGGCTGCATCCCTGGCTGTGCCATGTAGCCCTGCCCCTGTGTTAGCTGTGGTTGCTGGAACTGAACGTGATTTACTCCCATttgttgatgctgctgttgctgctgctgctgctgctggagatgtCGTCTCATGAGCAGGTCTCTGAACTGGGGACTGTTGAGATTCCCCATCTGTGACCCCTGGCCCTGTACACCTCTTACGCCaccttgctgttgttgttgcacctgctgttgttgttgttgttgttgcatctgttgttgttggagagcTGCCACTTGCTGCTGTTGCAAGCCGGTGAGCATcggcctctgctgctgctgctgtaactgctgttgttgtaactgctgctgctgctgtagctgctgtagctgttgttgctgttgttgttgctgctgtagctgttgttgctgctgctgtagctggGCCATGGTTGCCATTTTAACATTTGCCCCTCCCTGACCCCCCATATGCATCCCTGGTTGGCCACCACCTGCAGTATTCATGTTCATCTGTGGGCCTCCTCCAGCCAGAGCATTTGCAACAGCACCTCCCGTGGAACCAGGAAGTCCAGGGactccacctgcccccccctggGCTCCCTTATATTTTGAGGCCCGTTGCTTGATAAAAGCAGCCATGAGCTGTGGGTTTGACCGCAAGATGTTGAGGACTTGCTGCTGCTGGAGTGGTGAGCTGGGCGACCGGAGAGTTCTTAAAAGCTCCTGAAGAGCAGCCTGTGGGATGTTCCCACCTGCAATACCAGCTCCTGGGACTCCCCCAGGGATCCCACCACCAGCACCTTGTTGCTGTGCCATATTCATCAAGGCAGCGTGGTTctgagcctgctgctgctgctgctgctgttgttgctgctgctgttgttgctgttgttgctgctgctgctgttgttgctgttgctgctgttgttgctgctgctgctgctgttgctgctgttgctgctgttgctgctgttgctgctgttgctgctgctgttgctgctgttgctgctgttgctgctgttgctgctgttgctgctgctgctgctgagctgccACCATGGCTGGATGGCTCATTTGGTTCATCATAGCTTGCCTCTGCTGAGGTGGCATCCCCTGGCCAGCccactgctgctgttgtaggtTTTGATGTGCAGCACCCATCCGCTGCTGTTGAAGCTGTACCTGAGGGGGCAGCTGACCCTGCTGAGAGGGTTGCTGTATGGGGCCACCAGCAGCAACCATCATACCTGGTGGAGCACTTTGTTGTTGATCCATGTGGGCCCGAACTGCTGCTGCTTGGCTCTGTGGTGTCATACCCTGGTTTCCAACCATCCCTCCGGCCCCTGGGTGTCCCATGCCCATCTGTTGACCCTGACCCTGTTGATGATGAGGGTGAAGAGGCATCAAGCCCGCAGCTGCTTGTCTTTGCAGACCCATCTTCCTCTGAGCATCGGCTACCTGTTGGATCTTCATGGCAATTTCTACTGCTGCTGGTGGCGGACCAGAAGGGGGCTGTTGTTGATGCTGTGGCAGGGAAGGCTGGCCCTGGGACTGGCCAGGAGGTTGCTGGCCACCAACATTTCCAGCCATGACAGCGCCACCAAGCTGCTGTTGGGGAGGCGTTGCAGAGCCATGGATTGGTTTGCCCTGGGATTGATGTATTGGCGATGAGCCCGGGGGTCTGTTGGCATATTGAGGCAAATTGTTGGGGTGCTGTTGGAGCTGTTGAGGCTTGGACCCTGCTCCACTATGCTGCTGGACCTGAGAAAGCATCTGCTGCTGATGTTGTGGAGAACCCATCATCCCCCCAGGCCCGCCTCCTCCAACCGCCATCTGCGGGAACTGGTGGTGAAGAGGGTGTTGAGAAGTCATGCCACTTTGTGGAGGCATTCCACCTTGCTGCGgttgatgttgctgctgctgctgctgaacccCAGGTCCAGGACACATTCCTTGCTGTGCGCCTGAAGGCATGGTCTGCGTGGGTGTCTGGGGTGTTGGGGGCTGTGTTCCACCAGATGTTGGGGTACTGGGTGCTGTGGTAACATTGTTCCCTGGCGAAGGAAGTCCTACCATATTTCCCCCTGGCGGCCCTACAGCTGGCTGCCCCACCCTCTGCATGCTGGCCATCCTCCTTCTTAACATCTGGGCCTGCTGGAGGcggtgctgcagctgctgctgccggagcTTCTGCTTGATGTTCAGGCAGAACGGGACGGGACATTTGTTCTCCTGACAGTGTTTGGCATGGTAGCAGCATAGAGCAATGAGCTGCTTGCAGATAGGACAGCCGCCATTTGTCTTGCGCTTGCAGCCTTTGGTGTGCTGAACAACACGCTTCATCTTCTGGCAGGACGGCAGGGAGCAGTTGGCGTTGCGACACTGGCAGGCGTGGACCAGTGACTGGATGCAACGTTGGATGCTGAGGCGGCGAGAATCTCCAGGGCTCTGGGTGGCTGCCGCCGCCTGGTTGTTGCTGTCGTCGTCCAGTCCGAGCCCCAGCTTATCCATCTTGTGCTCATGACCTTTAGTGTTGTAACAGGTGATGCACAAGTCATAGTCCTaaggaagggaaggaaaaaGAGGGATGGGGAATTAAACCTGAATCCAAGTGCAGGATTAAATTACTGTGCAACTAAATGCTTCAAATTAGTTTTATGTACCGACTTGGGTGCAGATCGACATGCAATTGATAAGCAAAAAAAACCTTCCGGTTGACATCATGCTGaccatttcacaaaaaaaaaggagaaaaacaaggcaGAAATGGGTCCGGATTCTCACCTCACACACAGTGCAGTGGAAGCGGGTCTCCACATGGTGTTTACACTCATTGCAGGTGTAGACAAAGCGGTCCTGACTCTGGTTGTGCAGCTCCACCAACATACACATGGAGCTCCACTTGGACCTCCTGAGAGAGCTGAACTCCAGATGCTTGTCTCTGGCCAGAGTTAAGAAGGCATCTCGTCCGTCCATCAGGTCACAGGCCATGAGAGGGTCTGGGTCAGTGATGGGGGGCAGCGAGTTGGCGGTGGGGCCAGCGATGAGTCGGATGACAAAGAAGACCTAGGGATTTGAGTGTAGAGGGTCAGCTTTAAGAAGTCTATGCTCGCATAGAGTAAATGTTTTGTGCGGGAACATAGTTTCAACGATACCATAAATAATATTGGCTTTTCATTTTAGTGCAGACTAGTAGGTTGTTTTTATACTGTAGTGAGGAAGAGCTGGCGAATCTCTGAGAAACAACTTTCACGCACAAAAGTGATGCAActctttgtacattttaaaatacagagTAATCATCTTAAATTATTTGTCCGCAGTCCATAAAGGACGTCCAGTTAACATAGCATAAGCTGTACCTGCTCAACAATAAAACAGCAGCTACTGAGATTTAGCACTGACGGCCGCTAATTAACTCAACTTCAATAACCTGGATTCACTGAGTTGAAGTCGATGTAATAACTGACTACAGGTCAGCTTAATGTTCTTGCCATATAATGCAATACAAGAGAAAGCAGCTATTCCTAAAACCACATTAGACCTGCATACCTCCTTATGTTTCTCCATGGTGGCGTAGAGTTTCTGGGAAAGGTCATTGGAAACATTGGGCATCCCTGGTTTCTTCTTATTGGCTCGGCTCATGCTGCTCTTGTTCTTGCTTGTctttttattgttcttttttttggcattcTTGCTGTCACCTTTTGTGATctgaaaggtttaaaaaaacataaatatcttGTTACCCAAAAAAGAGCCTGGAAGTGATAACGAGATCTAGACTCCTACTCTTCTCACATCTGTGCTCTCATTGGAGGTGCTGTTCTCCTCCCTtttccgctcctcctcctcctgctccagctccttgaTGCTCTCCTCCAGCACGTTGGGCCAGAAGTCGCCCTCGAAGTATGGCAGCTCCTTGGCACTGGTCAGCCGGTCCTCTGTGGCTTGCTTGAAGACGTCCTGAGGGGACGCAGAGACGAGTAGTCAATTGCTTGGAGAACACTGGTTCAGTTTATTCTTGACCATAGAAAACTATGGATGGTAAAAACGCCACCACTTGTTCAGTTTAGTAGCTTTTCTGAGTCTTCTGAATGCATCACATGATATTCATTGTTTGCCCAGTGGTCATATAGTTGTGCAtccattttgttatttaaaaaaaaaaaaaaaactaaagaactAATGGATTTGTTGTGAAATTATATTCTGAAAGAATAACACCAGTCTCCTGACCTGGACAGTTTTTAGCTAACTATGCAGTAAAACTATTAAGTAAAATAATTgtgtaatgttttcaggtgAGTCAACGGTGTTAAAGTAGGCGTTAGCTGCTTACCTTTCAAGCCAAATACTGTATAAATtatgaaagtaaaaaatgtctTAACTAGTCAGTAAAATGACTTATTAGCCGTGCGCCGCTGTAGGCATGACCCGGACAGAGATTAAACATTGGTTAAAGGGTCGCCAAAATTACCATCAATGCTGACAACATATTCAGGAACCCAATTttggcctttcacaataagatatcCCGCTTCAACACCTCCAAATAGCGCAATAAAAGCTCTTTGATCGTTGCCCCAGCGGGTCTGagaaccgtagcactaacatatggtagcacttaaattgtacttataatggcactttctataacatgttttgaaactgcttatttgatggaaattgtactttcttgttactcgttctcctgagtttgtatctatgtggaaatgcacttattgtaagtcgatttggataaaagagtcagctaaatgacatgttatgtaatgtgtcttactactttctctcatcaaagtAACTTTCCTGCAGTAGTTCGACGTGTaaatctttatatatatttaggatATTTGACTTTCCGGGCGTCAAATTACCGAGTCATAGTGTCCGGGTCATACTAATTTTAGCTTTTGCTGTCCGTGTTTGGAGACAGTCACcttagtgtttaaaaaaatgagatgGACAACGGTCTTCAAAAGTTTGACATTGTAATATATTGATATTGTGGAAGAGTCAAGATCTCGAGGGGCATTTACTGATATTATTTGTACGATGACTAAAGTGAAATCATGGGTCACCTTGTAATCGTGGACAATGCGCTCAGCAACCGCCTTGTCCAGCATCTTCTTGTACCATTCCTGCAATCGTTTAGGCTTGGGGATCTTCTGATCCATTGGGTGACAATGGAAGATGTAATCATCCCCTTCACTGGGTGGACAGGCCCAGATATGACCCGTTGTGTATCTGAAACAGAGAGACACGTCTCAATTATTAGAAACAGAAGTAAATTGCTTCCCTTTATTCTGTCTGGAGCAGCGCATGGAACACACACCCCGATGAACACACAGCCTCGTCTCTTACCCCTGCCTCCTGACATACTCCAGGTAACCGATCAGGATCTCGTGGTAGACTCCAGTTCTGATTTGTCGTGGTTGGAAGAAGTGTACGCTGTCCAAGTAAGAGATGTACACTCGTCTCTGATTGGGCGGCGGGCAGTCCGAGCCGTACTCTTGAACGTGCatgccaaaaaaacacacatccgcTCCGTCGATGTCCTCGAAAGCGAACAGGGCTTTCATCCGGTAGGGGAAGGAGGCACACATCTCTCCACTATCAACAAACCTGGAGGGAAATGAGACAAAAACACCTTGAGTGAAGTGAACCGCTATGAAATCCAAGAAACGTCATCAACAACTCTCTGCTACCTCGGCCATAATGTTTGATCTTCTGAACTGTCGATAAAACTAGATCACAAATGTGTGAACAGCAACAACTACAACTCCCCACATTTGAATGCTTTTAATGCACGAGTtcataataatttaaataatcaaGTCGCAAGAGTCAAACACAGAGATGTTGACTAAATGTGTTGCACACATATCCACTAGAGCTCAGTCCGACACTGCAGCACTGAATGCATTTGGAAATTAGTGTAGCAGTGGAAGGATTTATGAATATTTAACGCATTTTATGTCCAAATTAAACACAGGACATCAGATGAGCAGTTCTCCAGATATGCCACAGAAGGTGAGCGAGATGTTTAATGGGCAACACCAACTGGTGGGTTATTGCAAATGCATAATGATTTAATAATATTGCcatattttaaaattaattaaaacacaagCATTATTTTACTGTTGTAGCAATGGTTGGTTTCAAACTCAGTGAGATGTTGATCTGAATCAGATTGATGCCTCTGAAATAAAACGTGTCCTGTTGCTATTATGCGTTTATGTGTTAACAGtgtttaaaatattaataaacaCTGCATTCAGCTACTTGTCAGACTTGAGCGTTACTTGCTCTACGGTGCACCGTGGTCAGCCAGCTGTTACCTGGcaacaaaaaacatgtgcatttgtttttggaGTGGAGGACCTTACTCTAGTGCCCACCCAGGTCCGATAACAGCATCAACATCAATGTAGCAAATAGAAGATGGTGTGAACAGAAAGTCATTGCTTTTTGCAACCCGGAGCTTTATAAAGTCTCATCAGTATTTCCCCAGCCACAGCAGATATCCActgttttttcctccaaatACAGTTTACGCCGGCGGACTACTGAGGAGTGTAACTCGAGGCTGTGGAAGAGTTACTCTGCTGCATGAGTGACATTGATTACCTGGACTTCATGCCCGGCTTGACCTCGACCACCTTGTCTGACACATGGACCACGCGGATGGTGACGTCGCCAGAATCCGGGATGTTCTGCCGCTTGATGTAATCGTTGACTCGCGTCTCCAAATAGCACCCCAACTTGGTATGAGGAAGTCCTGCAAAAAACAGTAACGACTATGAGTAAGAGAGATGGGGAATATAAATAAGGCAGAAAAAAGACAGACGTGAGAGCCACGGAGTCTGTGCGTCCATGGTCACTAAACGTGACCATTTTATAAACCTCACCGCCCTCTTCAAGACCGCTACGGGTGGAGTACATGTCTGACTGTATGCAATAAGGATTTAAAAAGGAATAGGAATCTAGCCTTGCTCTGTGCAAAAACCGACTAGCAGCATCTCAATAGCTCACAAGTTAACATGCTGTTATAAACTGCATAAAATCTGAACATGTTGTGGTGTTTGAGAGGTTATGGACCAGAACCTTTCTAGGCCAGGCTACTCAATGGTAGCTCTGCTGTTTGCCCGGCAAGATTAATTAGCGTAAAAACATTGTGAGTGGTTGGAATTTTATCACCAAGCTGTTGGCAGAAACAAAGGAAtaggttttttccccccaatatGTTAAAGTACTACATTTTATATACTATACACTATACATGGCTCTTAGTTGAATGCACAATAACGTACTGCTTCATCACCATTGTAGTAAGGAGGGGAGTGACTATCAACAGAGTTGATGTCTGAAATGCtgtcaataaagaaaaaagaaagaaggatgaCAGCAAAATGACAAACTCCGGAAAACACGGACGAGAAATGAGCCGGTAGATTAGAGACGCTCCACTTACTTTTGGATGCGTATTTGTTCTCTTTCCGCGTCTTGTTAGCCTTCTTGAGGCAGTTGTCACAAACAAAGCTGTGTTAGTGAGAAAACAGAGTAGATGGTTAAACTAGCAGGTTACCATCCGCACCAATGAGTTATTAAGTGGCTTTAATCAAGAGATTACTGTCGTTCACGCCAGTCTTTTTCTTAAACAGTGACAATGACTGCTTTTAATATTATACAGACCACACATGAAGGGAGATAAATCCTGTACATACATTACTTTGTGTCTATTTTCGTAATGATCCAGACTCCAACAATACTctcaaaacaatattcagattCAACATGTTGAAAGGTTTGCGCTCTTTACGATCTTAAACTGGCAGCCTTTATACAGCTGGAGGAGTTTACGGCTTACAGCATCATTATCTACGTTTTGGATGATTCAAAGCTTttcaaggaaaacaaaaaggctacatttattttcaggAGGCAACCACGCAACAGAATGTACAGAGTGTGAAAGCTGACTCACCCTAACGGCCATATGGTATCATGATGCAAGACACAGATCTGGTGCATTTTACGACCGCAGTCACCACATTCCACAAGTCTAAGTAAAGGGAAGACAGGAGACAAAAGATGTTGAAACAGCAAAATTAAAGAgttaataattttaaaaaagtagGATCTTGTAAAATCTTGTGTCTATAATCCATATACAATTACATAAGCCACTTATCTATTTCAGCTTCACAGAAATGGTGCAAATCAAGGTCTATATATGAGAATATGAAAAGGGGCACGTACAACTCTGGGTCGAGTGTGTCGTTCTTCTTTCGTTGAAACTGGTCTTTGTTGATGGACCTGTGGGAAATATCAAGTCACAACAAGGTGATTACCTTTACACTGCAGGCTGTGTGCAGAATACAATATCCTCAATTCAGAAAATGAATATAGGAATTGATGCCCACTGGCTAAATAGTTATATAATAGCTAAATATTGTTATTTTGGTTGTTAATTACACTCATTAAATAAGGGATACGAACTTGTCTTTAAATAGAACATGGTTACTATGAGACGGTGATGTGAAATACTGAAAGGGCGCAACTATGTTATTAAGCAATTAACCAATAGGAAGTGATGACTTCaacacgcgcccccccccacccccctcctctctatGGGCCAAACCGTTCAACAGACTACTACAAAGCCCTTTGAAGTTGTAAAGCTAAGGGAAAGGAAACTGAAACATAGAATGGCACAGAACGTCAGatgcaataaataatataatatataatataaaaatgtatttaaaaagtaatacATTTCCATCACAATTTCACAAAACAAGGTGATGTGATCAAAATATAGGTAATCGTTACATGTACAAGTCCACTACAATCTAAATAAGCTGGTTCCAAATACATGCGCGTCACACAAGAGGAAATTAGTTTgagggaaaatgaaaagaagggTCAAACCAGATGTTAAAGGGTTAATGCCACTGTTGCTTTAAATTGTAATGTTTGTTCCCCAATGAAGTTATTGATAAAGAAGTCAAATGAGAATCAGATTAAAAACGTACTGCTGCTAGTTATCTGTGGTTATACCTCTGTGATAACCAAAAGGTTGTCTTTTGAATGAATAAAGCTGTGTTTATCTTAACCGTTAATTTATGTTTTGTggtctttttaaataacttcTTTGGGGTTTGACAGCCGTTACACCTTTCAAGCTTCTAATAACAGAATTGCATAAAATCTCGACAAGCATTACTCAACACTATCAAAGTTTTGATGGGAGCGCCGTTGTATGTGCGTTGTgggtgtgagagagaagaagaagaagggtgtCGTGGTACTCACGTCTGAGGCTGCGAGGGGTCGTCCCCCAAGGAAACACTCTCGCTCTGGATTTCGTTGAAACACTTCTCACAGAAGTGGTACCTGTCAGCAAGAAGCCCATATTTTGGTGAACTACACCGTTCGTCATCagcacagccaatcacagagcggGGACGAAGAAGCAGCCGCCAATCAGGGCAGGGCAGGAGAGGCCAGGGGCGGACACACAGGAGGAGGCAGTGGGCAAGGTGGGTCGTCGCCAGGAGGAAGCAGCCAATCGTGATGCAGGGTTTTTGTGTGGGCGGGTGTTTTGATTTTGCGCATAAATTGTGGAGTGGATGATTGGTCACACCAAAACAGGCCAATGCAGACATCACAAGCGttaaaaaaggagggagagaaggggagaagggaagtcaaaataaacatttaaaaaaagcgtgaaataaTTTGTCACATGTCAGACGGAGACAATGGAGGgtacagagagggagggggtaaACATGGAGGGTCGGACAAGATGTGAACAACAACCaacagaggacagagagccaaGGCAAAGCAAAGATTAGCGTCAGACGTTCAgtggtaaacaacaacaacaacaacattacagCAACATGAGACCACTAGgagctgtggaggaggaagggggggggtggtgggggatACGAGTCTCCGAACATGAAAGGGTGGACGAGAAAATGGCAAAGTAACAGAGACCCGTCATCCTTTTAGTTCATTTATAAAGTGGGAACCTGCCTTCTCTTTATTTGTGCAATCAGGTGTTTGGGCGTGTACATTTACTCAGAGGGAACAA
This window encodes:
- the LOC119220793 gene encoding histone acetyltransferase p300 isoform X3, which encodes MADNVLESGPPSAKRPKLSSPALSVSASDGNDFGSLFDLEQDLPDELINSSDLGLTNGGDVSQLHTSLGGLGRGLALGGQDAATKHKQLSELLRAGAPGHQGGPNSNSTAPGASMGMMGGVGASHGGPQGQQPQQAGLMQQIGMVGGAGALNRAAAMMGAQKGNTGQQQGLMGGQVMNGSPRMGYPGSAGMGNSSNMLAETLQHQSSQQMGHGGPAGMRPQQPGGLNKMSMMANAGPYGGPYGQSGQGLPGAGLGPQLQNKVGLPNTMASPFSMDKKAPPGQGMPGMQQQQPGPVGGVSGSGVAAVGGAQVGLSAVGAGPGTAPPTADPEKRKLIQQQLVLLLHAHKCQRREQANGEVRQCNLPHCRTMKNVLNHMTHCQAGKSCQVAHCASSRQIISHWKNCTRHDCPVCLPLKNAGDKRNQQSLVNSAGVGLVNSLGSGVPGGPSNTPNLNPPNQIDPSSIERAYAALGLTYQGNAIPQQPSQANMSSQGLQGQPGMRNLNTMGGNSMGVNGGVGVQSPNQQSSLLPNALLHGNMNAQSLLNDGLGNLGSMPTATPPSAAGMRKSWHEDITQDLRNHLVHKLVQAIFPTPDPAALKDRRMENLVAYARKVEGDMYESANSRAEYYHLLAEKIYKIQKELEEKRRTRLQKQGIMPGQGGMGSPGPPQVPPSMGQLSMTPGQPPNGPHADPSMVRPSGPNQMVNRMQNPPGMNQFAQMGMQSMGQRSPLPNNSPMNQMGMGAARMGQPNATQLQNQYFPSGQFPASSPGHGSSPIGMNQQGAQTAVPPKQMSTPPSLPASSPAAQSASSAPGSATAVGPMGSVSASGAGSLPNMPPSSASTQNNSYPHCPPIRTNSPSPARSLTPQPHQTPPTLPRSQTPQPQTPSTQQQQQQKQLQQQHHQQQLQQQQHHHQQQLQQQQASQQQQQQQQQQQQQQALQQQQQALQQQQASQQQQQQQHQHLQQQALQQQQQQQQQQQQQALQQQASKQQQQQQHALQQQQQQQHALQQQQQQQQHALQQQQQQQHALQQQQQQQQHALQQHQQQQQALQQQASKQQQQQQQALQQQPPQQQASQQQQSGQEVNSEKAMQLPQQTLGSSASSGLQGGHGSSKPTQNAHVPSQRPQTPLSPKPSLTADGPVSSPSSVSSSANPSSQLTQVDGPAPSQEDSNVEVKKQEDEDEGADTEGEGKGKMGKGQHDVKTEEKPEIKKEKPSGDGCKGEPMDTSSFSASSSVATGEEKKPDVKQEPEEDGAGSASNSSSPASAQSKKKIFKPEELRQALMPTLEALYRQDPESLPFRQPVDPQLLGIPDYFDIVKNPMDLSTIKRKLDTGQYQEPWQYVEDIWLMFNNAWLYNRKTSRVYKYCSKLAEVFESEIDPVMQGLGYCCGRKFEFSPQTLCCYGKQLCTIQRDAAYFSYQNSSPKYGLLADRYHFCEKCFNEIQSESVSLGDDPSQPQTSINKDQFQRKKNDTLDPELLVECGDCGRKMHQICVLHHDTIWPLGFVCDNCLKKANKTRKENKYASKRLPHTKLGCYLETRVNDYIKRQNIPDSGDVTIRVVHVSDKVVEVKPGMKSRFVDSGEMCASFPYRMKALFAFEDIDGADVCFFGMHVQEYGSDCPPPNQRRVYISYLDSVHFFQPRQIRTGVYHEILIGYLEYVRRQGYTTGHIWACPPSEGDDYIFHCHPMDQKIPKPKRLQEWYKKMLDKAVAERIVHDYKDVFKQATEDRLTSAKELPYFEGDFWPNVLEESIKELEQEEEERKREENSTSNESTDITKGDSKNAKKKNNKKTSKNKSSMSRANKKKPGMPNVSNDLSQKLYATMEKHKEVFFVIRLIAGPTANSLPPITDPDPLMACDLMDGRDAFLTLARDKHLEFSSLRRSKWSSMCMLVELHNQSQDRFVYTCNECKHHVETRFHCTVCEDYDLCITCYNTKGHEHKMDKLGLGLDDDSNNQAAAATQSPGDSRRLSIQRCIQSLVHACQCRNANCSLPSCQKMKRVVQHTKGCKRKTNGGCPICKQLIALCCYHAKHCQENKCPVPFCLNIKQKLRQQQLQHRLQQAQMLRRRMASMQRVGQPAVGPPGGNMVGLPSPGNNVTTAPSTPTSGGTQPPTPQTPTQTMPSGAQQGMCPGPGVQQQQQQHQPQQGGMPPQSGMTSQHPLHHQFPQMAVGGGGPGGMMGSPQHQQQMLSQVQQHSGAGSKPQQLQQHPNNLPQYANRPPGSSPIHQSQGKPIHGSATPPQQQLGGAVMAGNVGGQQPPGQSQGQPSLPQHQQQPPSGPPPAAVEIAMKIQQVADAQRKMGLQRQAAAGLMPLHPHHQQGQGQQMGMGHPGAGGMVGNQGMTPQSQAAAVRAHMDQQQSAPPGMMVAAGGPIQQPSQQGQLPPQVQLQQQRMGAAHQNLQQQQWAGQGMPPQQRQAMMNQMSHPAMVAAQQQQQQQQQQQQQQQQQQQQQQQQQQQQQQQQQQQQQQQQQQQQQQQQQQQQQQQQQQQQQQQQQQQQAQNHAALMNMAQQQGAGGGIPGGVPGAGIAGGNIPQAALQELLRTLRSPSSPLQQQQVLNILRSNPQLMAAFIKQRASKYKGAQGGAGGVPGLPGSTGGAVANALAGGGPQMNMNTAGGGQPGMHMGGQGGANVKMATMAQLQQQQQQLQQQQQQQQQLQQLQQQQQLQQQQLQQQQQRPMLTGLQQQQVAALQQQQMQQQQQQQQVQQQQQGGVRGVQGQGSQMGNLNSPQFRDLLMRRHLQQQQQQQQQHQQMGVNHVQFQQPQLTQGQGYMAQPGMQPPSVGQGPPGGLPLGPPQPGGPPGQQGQGYPGSVAQQQAAIQQRLQHHLQMQQQNTMAGLPGGDAGPGGGGVGGPQQPPQGPQPTQSGPQPQAMLQQALHQRLLQQQQQQQQQHQHHHQQQQQQQQQHQHLGPGGSPAQHSNPMSPQQMAQSPHLQGQALSTSLANQVRSPQPSPRPQSQPPHSSPSPRMQPQPSPHHISPQMQTGSPHPGHLNQHHPGMVVPQQQQPTTQQQQNSMEQFGSDPSAMLSQLSGMAGLHGPGGNGQDQLSQNMNHNPLDIM